A single window of Zea mays cultivar B73 chromosome 10, Zm-B73-REFERENCE-NAM-5.0, whole genome shotgun sequence DNA harbors:
- the LOC100191513 gene encoding 2-oxoisovalerate dehydrogenase subunit alpha 2, mitochondrial-like: MASLWLARASSQLARRAAARRPPPRPARHGSGQPTSSWFLGSVPQAALGSPALDTSRRGFCSVRRFAGESSAAAAAAAVVDEEPESGFAAGDQQAVDFPGGKVSFVAEMNFLPESTRERINCYRVLDDDGRTISGSRFQEVSRELALKMYSEMVTLQIMDTIFYEAQRQGRISFYLTSNGEEAINIASAAALSMDDIVLPQYREPGVLLWRGFTLQEFANQCFGNKLDYGKGRQMPIHYGSNRLNYFTVSSPIATQLPHAVGAAYSLKMDKKDACAITYFGDGGTSEGDFHAALNFAAVMEAPVIFFCRNNGWAISTPTTEQFRSDGVVIRGQAYGIRGIRVDGNDALAVYSAIHAAREMAVTEGRPILVEALTYRVGHHSTSDDSTKYRPVDEIEHWRTARDPISRYRKWVQGNDWWSDAEESELRSRVRKELLQAIQVAERMPKPPVTELFTDVYDKIPSNLHEQEQLLRDTIMRHPADYPTDVPV; the protein is encoded by the exons ATGGCGTCGCTCTGGCTAGCGAGAGCGTCGTCCCAGCTGGCGCGCCGTGCCGCCGCCAGGAGGCCTCCTCCGCGTCCTGCGCGCCACGGCTCCGGCCAACCCACCAGTTCGTGGTTCTTGGGCTCGGTGCCGCAGGCGGCCCTTGGGTCACCAGCGCTGGACACAAGCCGCCGGGGCTTCTGCTCCGTCCGGCGCTTCGCAGGGGAGAGcagcgctgctgctgctgcggcggcTGTCGTCGACGAGGAGCCGGAGAGCGGGTTCGCAGCCGGCGATCAGCAG GCAGTTGACTTTCCAGGAGGGAAAGTATCCTTTGTGGCCGAAATGAACTTCCTTCCAGAATCGACGAGGGAAAGGATCAACTGCTACCGCGTGCTTGACGACGACGGCAGAACGATATCAGGAAGTAGATTCCAAGAG GTCAGTCGGGAGCTGGCTCTGAAGATGTACAGCGAGATGGTGACGCTCCAGATCATGGATACCATCTTCTACGAGGCTCAGAGGCAGGGCAGGATCTCGTTCTACCTCACTTCCAACGGCGAGGAAGCGATCAACATAGCCTCTGCTGCTGCGCTCAGTATGGATGACATTGTGCTGCCTCAG TACAGGGAACCTGGTGTTCTTCTATGGCGTGGCTTCACTCTGCAGGAGTTTGCAAACCAGTGCTTTGGGAACAAGCTGGACTATGGTAAAGGGAGGCAGATGCCCATTCACTATGGGTCGAACCGTCTGAACTATTTCACAGTCTCGTCACCTATCGC AACACAGCTCCCTCATGCTGTTGGAGCTGCCTACTCTCTGAAGATGGACAAGAAGGACGCGTGTGCCATCACATACTTTGGGGACGGTGGGACAAGTGAG GGAGACTTCCATGCAGCGCTCAACTTCGCGGCTGTTATGGAGGCACCGGTGATCTTCTTCTGCCGCAACAATGGCTGGGCCATCAGCACTCCGACTACTGAACAATTCAGAA GTGATGGAGTTGTCATCCGTGGCCAGGCTTATGGGATCCGTGGCATCCGAGTAGATGGCAATGATGCTCTTGCTGTGTACAGCGCAATCCATGCTGCCCGAGAAATGGCTGTAACTGAAGGAAGACCAATTTTAGTTGAG GCACTGACTTACCGAGTCGGCCATCACTCGACATCCGATGATTCGACCAAGTACAGGCCAGTTGATGAGATTGAGCATTGGCGAACAGCGAGGGATCCGATTTCCAGATACAGAAAATGGGTTCAGGGTAATGACTGGTGGTCTGATGCTGAAGAATCTGAGCTCAGGAGCAGAGTGAGAAAAGAG CTTCTCCAAGCCATCCAGGTTGCAGAAAGAATGCCAAAACCACCAGTTACTGAGCTTTTCACTGATGTTTACGACAAGATCCCTTCCAACCTGCATGAACAAGAGCAATTGCTGCGGGATACAATCATGAGGCACCCTGCAGACTACCCAACTGATGTACCCGTTTAG